The Huiozyma naganishii CBS 8797 chromosome 1, complete genome genome window below encodes:
- the RPC40 gene encoding DNA-directed RNA polymerase core subunit RPC40 (similar to Saccharomyces cerevisiae RPC40 (YPR110C); ancestral locus Anc_3.428), whose product MSNIVGIEYNRVNNTVSNDFPGFSSARDNAWDVEKFRERFDIKISSMSEREANFDLVHIDTSVANAFRRIMISEVPSVAAEYVYVMNNTSVIQDEVLAHRIGMIPLKVDPDMLTWIDQSLSEEEKFTDENTVVLTLNVKCTRNLNAPKDCTDPKILYKNSSVYARDLRFEPQGKQLETFADCPVVPSDPDILLAKLRPNQEISLRVHCILGIGSDHAKFSPVATASYRLLPHINILEPITGESAKRFQACFPQGVIGIDSEGKAVVENARKDTVSREVLRYEEFKDKVKLGRVRDHFIFNVESTGAMTPEEIFFKSVRILKNKAEYLKNCPISQ is encoded by the coding sequence ATGTCTAATATTGTGGGTATTGAATACAATCGTGTCAACAACACAGTTTCCAACGATTTTCCTGGGTTTTCCTCTGCTAGAGATAATGCATGGGATGTTGAGAAGTTTAGAGAGAGATTTGACATCAAAATTTCTAGTATGTCCGAGAGAGAGGCCAACTTCGACCTTGTGCACATTGACACTTCTGTTGCGAACGCGTTTCGTCGTATCATGATTTCGGAAGTTCCTTCTGTCGCCGCGGAATACGTTTACGTTATGAACAATACGTCCGTTATTCAGGATGAGGTCCTAGCACACAGAATCGGTATGATCCCATTGAAGGTTGATCCTGATATGTTGACATGGATTGATCAAAGCTTGtcggaggaggagaaattCACGGATGAGAACACTGTTGTTTTGACGCTAAACGTTAAGTGCACCCGGAACCTAAATGCTCCAAAGGACTGCACCGATCCAAAAATTCTTTACAAAAACTCCAGTGTGTACGCCCGTGACCTGAGGTTTGAACCACAGGGGAAACAGTTAGAAACTTTTGCAGACTGCCCTGTCGTACCCTCTGATCCAGATATCCTATTGGCCAAATTAAGACCAAACCAGGAAATATCTTTGAGAGTGCATTGTATCCTCGGTATTGGTAGCGACCACGCAAAGTTCTCCCCAGTTGCTACCGCCTCGTATAGACTACTACCTCATATCAATATTCTGGAACCAATAACAGGCGAGTCAGCCAAAAGATTTCAAGCATGTTTCCCACAAGGGGTAATCGGCATTGATTCTGAGGGGAAGGCAGTTGTAGAGAACGCCAGAAAAGACACAGTCTCTAGAGAAGTCCTGAGATACGAGGAGTTCAAAGATAAGGTCAAATTGGGCAGAGTGAGGGATCACTTTATTTTCAATGTCGAAAGCACGGGTGCCATGACTCCCGAggaaatttttttcaagtctgTTAgaatcttgaagaacaaggCGGAgtatttgaagaactgtcCAATCAGCCAATGA
- the MRD1 gene encoding RNA-binding ribosome biosynthesis protein MRD1 (similar to Saccharomyces cerevisiae MRD1 (YPR112C); ancestral locus Anc_3.432) encodes MSRIIVKGLPTYLTDDGLKSHFNKRLISNHENTTDELITDVKILKDKNGQSRRFAFIGFRNEADAHDAVNYFNGSYINTAKLEVSMAKSFADPGVPQSMREKKREAYKRMREREAQLAQEEESARANKKQKNVPENTSRGIDAEIAKDKQLQEFIETMKPGAHVASWEKVGSNKTEETESTIANDEADNAQGNLLLAHALAMKKDEPALLKETASDDEYEELNKKSTETQADEGDEPMMSLDQLDEGAVANSENNLAQDEKVSDLDWFKQRRVRIKDGANEPVKKPTQPQEEEEATDAKPEYVEPAQPEKSEEEVALEKIGQTGRLFLRNILYNSTEQDFRDLFSPFGELEEVHIAVDIRTGKSKGFAYILFKNPKDAIQAYIELDKQIFQGRLLHILPGESKKNHRLDEFDLKNMPLKKQRELKKKATASKQSFSWNSLYMNQDAVLASVANKLGMQKSDLIDAENSNSAVKQALAEAHVIGDVRKYFEAKGVDLTKFLQMRTQSDRDDRVILVKNFPFGTNIEELGELFLPFGKLERLLLPPAGTIAIVQYKDIPSARAAFTKLAYKRFKDGIIYLEKGPKNCFARDATADEAMEKETAPAVEIKPSVHDIMEGNKSKEEVSQDAHERDDDAIDGPTVSIFVKNLNFSTTSVQLTDRFKKFGGFVVAQVKTKPDPKREGHTLSMGFGFVEFRTKEQANAVISAMDGEVIDGHKIQLKLSHRQSNNTSSHGSNKNSKSGKIIVKNLPFEATRKDVFELFNSFGQLKSVRVPKKFDKSTRGFAFVEFLLPKEAEDAMDQLQGVHLLGRRLVMQYAEQEAADAEEEIARMTKKVKKQIAAREFSELRNSGGRKRLDIDDGTGNEFDGF; translated from the coding sequence ATGTCTCGTATTATTGTAAAAGGGTTACCGACGTACCTGACCGACGACGGTCTGAAGAGCCATTTCAACAAGAGGCTGATTTCGAACCACGAAAACACGACAGATGAGCTGATCACGGATGTTAAGATTCTGAAGGACAAAAACGGACAGTCGAGACGGTTTGCTTTCATTGGGTTTCGCAACGAGGCGGATGCGCACGACGCGGTGAACTATTTCAATGGGTCGTATATCAACACGGCGAAGCTCGAGGTCAGCATGGCAAAGAGTTTTGCCGACCCGGGAGTCCCGCAGTCAATgagggagaagaaacgGGAGGCATACAAGCGGATGCGTGAACGGGAGGCACAGCTTGCACAGGAGGAGGAGTCTGCCCGTGCCAACAAAAAGCAGAAAAATGTACCTGAGAATACGAGCAGGGGTATCGACGCGGAGATCGCAAAGGACAAGCAACTACAAGAGTTCATTGAGACCATGAAACCGGGCGCTCATGTGGCGTCTTGGGAGAAAGTGGGATCCAATAAAACGGAGGAGACGGAAAGTACCATAGCCAACGACGAGGCGGACAACGCGCAGGGGAACCTGCTGCTCGCTCACGCATTGGCAATGAAGAAAGACGAGCCGGCGTTGCTCAAAGAGACAGCCAGCGATGACGAGTATGAAGAGTTGAATAAGAAGTCAACAGAGACACAGGCGGATGAAGGTGATGAACCCATGATGTCGCTTGACCAGCTGGATGAAGGCGCAGTTGCCAACAGCGAGAATAACTTGGCCCAGGATGAAAAAGTATCTGATTTAGACTGGTTCAAACAAAGACGTGTAAGAATCAAGGATGGTGCCAATGAACCTGTAAAGAAACCAACACAACCacaggaagaagaggaggcGACGGATGCTAAACCCGAATATGTGGAACCCGCTCAACCGGAAAAATCTGAGGAAGAAGTCGCGCTGGAGAAGATTGGTCAAACAGGTAGACTCTTTCTTCGTAATATCTTGTACAACTCTACAGAACAAGATTTCAGGGACTTGTTTAGTCCATTTGGGGAACTCGAGGAGGTCCATATCGCGGTGGATATCAGAACGGGGAAATCGAAGGGGTTTGCGtatattcttttcaaaaatcCAAAGGATGCTATCCAAGCTTACATAGAGCTGGACAAACAAATCTTCCAGGGAAGACTACTGCACATTTTACCGGGGGAATCGAAGAAAAACCATAGGCTAGACGAGTTCGACTTGAAAAACATGCCGCTAAAGAAACAGCGtgagttgaagaagaaagcCACTGCCTCGAAACAGTCCTTTTCGTGGAACTCGCTGTACATGAACCAGGATGCAGTACTGGCCAGCGTTGCCAACAAACTCGGCATGCAAAAATCTGACCTGATCGATGCAGAAAATTCAAACTCCGCTGTTAAGCAAGCGCTAGCGGAAGCGCATGTTATTGGTGATGTGAggaaatattttgaagctAAGGGCGTTGACCTCACAAAATTCCTACAGATGAGAACTCAGAGTGATAGGGACGATAGAGTCATTTTGGTGAAAAACTTCCCCTTTGGTACCAATATTGAGGAATTGGGCGAACTGTTCCTGCCATTTGGTAAGTTGGAGAGGTTGCTTTTGCCCCCTGCAGGTACAATTGCTATTGTTCAGTATAAGGATATTCCGTCAGCAAGGGCGGCTTTTACAAAACTTGCATACAAGAGGTTTAAAGACGGTATCATATATCTAGAAAAGGGTCCCAAAAACTGTTTTGCTAGAGATGCTACTGCTGATGAGGCAATGGAGAAGGAAACCGCGCCGGCTGTTGAAATAAAACCATCTGTGCACGATATCATGGAAGGGAACAAGAGCAAGGAGGAAGTATCACAAGATGCCCATGAACGTGATGACGATGCCATTGATGGTCCCACGGTGTCCATCTTCGTTAAAAACCTGAACTTTAGCACAACATCTGTTCAACTAACAGATAGATTTAAGAAGTTTGGCGGGTTTGTTGTCGCCCAGGTTAAGACGAAACCAGATCCAAAACGTGAGGGACATACGCTATCCATGGGGTTCGGCTTCGTGGAGTTTAGGACGAAAGAACAAGCAAACGCCGTCATTTCAGCGATGGACGGTGAAGTTATCGATGGCCATAAGATTCAACTGAAACTTTCGCATAGACAAAGCAACAACACCAGCTCGCACGGCTCTAACAAAAACTCCAAGAGCGGGAAGATTATTGTCAAGAATTTGCCGTTCGAAGCTACCAGGAAGGATGTCTTCGAACTATTCAATTCGTTTGGCCAGCTCAAATCTGTCCGTGTCCCCAAGAAATTCGACAAATCCACCAGAGGTTTTGCGTTTGTTGAATTTCTATTGCCAAAGGAGGCAGAAGATGCAATGGACCAACTACAAGGTGTGCATTTGCTAGGTCGTAGACTCGTCATGCAATATGCGGAACAAGAAGCGGCAGACGCTGAGGAGGAAATTGCTCGCATGACcaagaaggtgaagaagCAAATTGCCGCCAGAGAATTCTCAGAACTGAGAAATAGCGGTGGGAGAAAACGGCTGGACATTGACGATGGAACGGGTAATGAGTTTGATGGATTCTGA
- the KNAG0A07620 gene encoding uncharacterized protein (similar to Saccharomyces cerevisiae VAS1 (YGR094W); ancestral locus Anc_3.433), which translates to MSDLDKLPPVDPATGEIIINPLKEDGTAKTPKEIEKEKKKAEKLLKFAAKQAKKATSDSAPKKAKKVKKEVEPIPEFVDRTTPGEKKILVSLEDPALKAYNPANVESSWYDWWVKSGAFDPEFTADGKIKPEGVFTIPAPPPNVTGALHIGHALTISIQDSLIRYNRMKGKTVLFLPGFDHAGIATQSVVEKQIWANEKKTRHDYGREAFVEKVWEWKDEYHNRIKNQIKKLGASYDWSREAFTLDPSLTNAVVDAFVKLHDEGTIYRANRLVNWSVKLNTAISNLEVENKDVKGRTLMSVPNYDEKVEFGVLTSLAYPVIDSDEKLIIATTRPETLFGDTGIAVHPDDDRYKHLHGKFVQHPFLPRKIPIVTDKEAVDMEFGTGAVKITPAHDQNDYNTGKRHNLEFINILTDDGFLNENCGPEWEGMKRFDARKRVIEQLKEKGLYVGQEDNEMTIPTCSRSGDVIEPLLKPQWWVAQGDMAKDAIAAVKEGKITITPKSSEAEYFHWLGNIQDWCISRQLWWGHRCPVYFINVEGHENDRCDGEFWVAGRNIEEAQEKAAAKFPDAKFTLEQDEDVLDTWFSSGLWPFSTLGWPEKTTDMANFYPFSMLETGWDILFFWVSRMILLGIKLTGSIPFKEVFCHSLVRDAQGRKMSKSLGNVVDPLDVIAGIKLDDLHAKLLGGNLDPREVEKAKLGQKESYPNGIPQCGTDAMRFALCAYTTGGRDINLDILRVEGYRKFCNKIYQATKFALLRLGDDYKPADKEGLTGNESLVEKWILHKLTETAKNVNEALDKRDFLNSTSAIYEFWYLVCDVFIENSKYLIQEGTATEQKSAKDTLYILLDNCLRLIHPFMPYISEEMWQRLPKRSTEHAQTIVKASYPVYNKGFDNAEAANAYELVLNVTKEARSLLAEYGILKNGKVFVESAHKASYDTAASQKDSIVSLIKAIDEVTVVSSAAEIPEGCVLKAVNPDVNVHLLVKGHVDIDAEIAKAQKKLEKAAKSKEGIEKTINSKDYESKANEKAKDANKVKLENSVAEIEGLEATIENLKRLNL; encoded by the coding sequence ATGAGTGATCTGGACAAATTGCCCCCCGTGGATCCCGCAACTGGGGAGATTATCATCAATCCGTTGAAGGAGGATGGTACCGCTAAGACGCCcaaggaaattgaaaaagagaagaagaaggcggAGAAGTTGCTGAAATTCGCCGCTAAGCAGGCCAAGAAAGCGACGAGCGACAGTGCCCCcaagaaggccaagaaggtcaagaaAGAGGTTGAGCCGATTCCTGAATTCGTCGACAGGACGACCCCCGGGGAGAAGAAAATCTTGGTTTCGCTTGAGGACCCAGCTTTGAAAGCTTACAACCCTGCAAACGTCGAAAGTTCGTGGTACGACTGGTGGGTCAAGTCTGGTGCCTTTGATCCTGAGTTCACTGCCGATGGTAAGATCAAGCCAGAGGGTGTTTTCACCATCCCAGCCCCACCACCAAATGTGACTGGTGCTCTCCACATCGGACACGCCCTGACCATATCTATCCAGGACTCTTTGATCAGATACAACAGAATGAAGGGGAAGACCGTGCTGTTTTTGCCTGGGTTCGATCATGCCGGGATTGCCACACAGTCTGTTGTCGAGAAGCAAATCTGGGccaacgagaagaagacCAGACACGACTACGGGAGAGAAGCGTTCGTTGAGAAAGTGTGGGAATGGAAGGATGAGTACCACAACAGAATCAAGAACCAAATCAAAAAACTGGGTGCCTCGTACGATTGGTCGCGTGAAGCGTTTACGTTGGACCCAAGCCTGACCAACGCTGTCGTGGATGCGTTCGTTAAATTACACGACGAGGGAACCATCTATCGTGCCAACAGACTTGTCAACTGGTCCGTCAAGTTGAACACTGCCATCTCCAACCTGGAGGTCGAGAACAAGGATGTCAAGGGCAGAACCCTGATGAGCGTTCCAAACTACGACGAGAAGGTCGAATTCGGTGTGTTGACGTCGCTTGCCTACCCAGTCATCGACTCCGATGAGAAATTGATCATTGCCACCACTAGACCAGAAACATTATTTGGTGACACTGGTATTGCCGTTCACCCAGATGACGACCGTTACAAACATTTACACGGCAAGTTTGTGCAACATCCTTTCCTACCTAGAAAGATCCCAATCGTCACCGACAAGGAGGCCGTTGACATGGAGTTTGGTACTGGTGCAGTCAAGATCACCCCTGCGCACGACCAGAACGATTACAACACTGGGAAGCGCCACAACCTGGAATTCATCAACATCCTCACCGATGACGGGTTCCTGAACGAAAACTGTGGTCCAGAATGGGAAGGTATGAAGAGATTTGACGCCAGAAAGAGAGTCATTGAACAACTCAAGGAAAAGGGATTGTACGTCGGCCAAGAGGACAACGAAATGACCATCCCTACCTGTTCCAGATCCGGTGACGTCATCGAACCCTTGCTGAAACCGCAATGGTGGGTTGCCCAGGGAGACATGGCCAAGGATGCCATTGCCGCAGTCAAGGAGGGCAAAATCACGATTACGCCTAAATCATCTGAAGCAGAGTACTTCCATTGGTTGGGGAACATTCAAGATTGGTGTATTTCGAGACAGTTGTGGTGGGGTCACCGTTGCCCAGTCTACTTCATCAACGTAGAGGGTCATGAAAATGACAGATGTGACGGCGAATTCTGGGTTGCTGGTAGAAACATCGAGGAGGCGCAAGAAAAAGCTGCTGCCAAGTTCCCTGATGCCAAATTCACTTTGGAGCAGGACGAAGACGTTCTAGACACCTGGTTCTCCTCCGGGTTATGGCCATTCTCCACATTGGGCTGGCCCGAAAAGACCACCGACATGGCCAACTTCTACCCCTTCTCGATGTTGGAGACCGGGTGGGATATCCTGTTCTTCTGGGTTAGCAGAATGATTCTGCTAGGTATCAAATTGACTGGTTCCATTCCATTCAAAGAAGTGTTCTGTCACTCGTTGGTGCGTGATGCCCAGGGCCGTAAGATGTCCAAGTCTCTCGGTAATGTCGTCGATCCATTGGACGTTATTGCAGGTATCAAGTTGGACGACTTGCACGCTAAGTTGCTCGGCGGTAACCTGGACCCAAGAGAAGTCGAAAAGGCAAAACTCGGCCAAAAAGAATCTTATCCAAACGGTATCCCTCAATGTGGTACCGACGCGATGAGATTTGCGCTTTGTGCTTACACCACTGGTGGTCGTGATATTAACCTAGACATTCTACGTGTCGAAGGTTacagaaagttttgtaACAAAATCTATCAAGCAACCAAGTTTGCTCTGCTGAGGTTAGGCGACGATTACAAACCAGCGGACAAGGAAGGTTTGACGGGCAACGAGTCCCTAGTTGAAAAGTGGATTCTGCACAAATTAACAGAAACTGCAAAGAACGTCAACGAGGCACTTGATAAGCGTgacttcttgaactctACCAGTGCCATTTACGAATTCTGGTACTTGGTCTGTGACGTCTTCATTGAGAACTCCAAGTATCTGATCCAAGAAGGTACCGCCACTGAGCAAAAATCCGCCAAGGACACTCTGTACATTTTGTTGGACAACTGTTTGAGGTTGATCCACCCATTCATGCCCTACATCTCTGAGGAAATGTGGCAACGTCTACCAAAGCGTTCCACGGAGCATGCCCAAACCATTGTCAAGGCTTCTTACCCAGTTTACAACAAGGGCTTTGACAACGCGGAAGCTGCAAACGCCTATGAGCTCGTTCTAAACGTCACAAAGGAGGCGCGTTCTTTGCTAGCCGAGTACGgtatcttgaagaacggAAAAGTGTTTGTCGAATCCGCTCACAAGGCGTCGTACGACACTGCCGCCTCACAAAAGGACTCGATTGTTTCCCTTATTAAGGCAATCGATGAAGTTACCGTGGTATCCTCCGCTGCGGAGATCCCAGAGGGCTGTGTTCTAAAGGCTGTCAACCCAGATGTGAACGTCCATCTACTGGTGAAGGGCCACGTAGACATCGACGCGGAGATCGCCAAGGCGCAGAAGAAGCTAGAGAAGGCCGCCAAGTCCAAAGAAGGTATCGAAAAGACGATCAACAGCAAGGACTACGAGTCGAAGGCTAACGAAAAGGCAAAGGACGCCAACAAGGTCAAGCTAGAGAATTCCGTCGCGGAGATCGAGGGTCTGGAAGCCACCATCGAAAACTTGAAACGCTTGAATCTGTAA
- the PIS1 gene encoding CDP-diacylglycerol--inositol 3-phosphatidyltransferase (similar to Saccharomyces cerevisiae PIS1 (YPR113W); ancestral locus Anc_3.436): MNQATTGAVKKGTVTTHDVLLYIPNKIGYLRVITAVLSFFTMAGHPMLTAWLYGISCLLDALDGTMARKYDQCSRLGAVLDMITDRSTTSGLLCFLSIAYPRLCVVFQLLLGVDLSSHYMHMYSQLSAGSASHKSVSKESSKLLHLYYTRRDVLFCVCFFNETFYAGLYLAVFENHYTFGKWLVIISTPLYLFKQLTNVIQLQRAAMILASLDAKDANEKRARATKE; encoded by the coding sequence ATGAATCAAGCAACAACAGGGGCAGTTAAGAAGGGCACGGTGACGACGCATGATGTTTTACTGTATATCCCGAACAAGATCGGGTACCTCCGTGTGATCACTGCTGTTTTGTCGTTCTTCACCATGGCGGGCCATCCTATGCTTACCGCATGGCTATACGGTATTTCTTGTCTGCTGGATGCGCTGGACGGGACAATGGCGAGAAAGTACGACCAGTGCAGTCGTTTGGGCGCCGTCTTGGACATGATCACCGATCGGTCGACCACCTCCGGGCTGCTGTGTTTTCTGTCAATCGCGTACCCACGTTTGTGCGTTGTCTTCCAATTGTTGCTGGGTGTCGACCTGTCAAGTCACTACATGCACATGTACTCACAGTTGTCTGCGGGGAGTGCTTCGCACAAGTCTGTCAGTAAAGAGTCCTCCAAGTTGCTCCACTTGTACTACACGAGGAGGGACGTTCTGTTCTGCgtctgtttcttcaacgagaCTTTCTACGCGGGGCTGTACCTGGCGGTCTTTGAGAACCATTACACTTTCGGGAAGTGGCTGGTGATCATCAGCACACCACTTTATTTATTCAAGCAACTGACCAACGTCATCCAGCTGCAAAGAGCAGCGATGATCTTGGCATCTCTTGACGCCAAAGACGCTAACGAGAAGAGGGCGCGCGCCACAAAGGAATAA
- the ALE2 gene encoding Ale2p (similar to Saccharomyces cerevisiae YPR114W; ancestral locus Anc_3.437), with protein MEQLVTFLTGLPALPIFEEKINPFLSSHNLISSQSVLDNLHTVLYIAVFYHIVYLIGAWAVFPIPSKWKVNYDETHAKDEEARLHIQRHKHKKVKHLSIQASIHFISFLQTVVVLYLSFVFFLDRKVSGSESYPDSDARIFGECRETQLVCMFGCGYFIWDAYISACHSTFPFFVHGVVSTAAYYIGLKPYLQYYAPVFLMFELSNPCLNIRWFGLKFFPQESKVCNLILLLNNLLLMTIFFFGRILWGWYQTFMLCYDFYNVRNDPRFMLWDTVIVVTCNLTIDLLNVIWFSSMVSIAVKVLTGTKTVQNEKKTQ; from the coding sequence ATGGAACAGCTAGTCACATTTCTAACGGGTCTGCCCGCCCTACCGatatttgaagagaagatCAACCCATTTTTGAGTTCCCATAACTTGATCTCCTCTCAGTCCGTTCTAGACAACTTACATACCGTGCTGTATATTGCAGTGTTTTACCACATTGTATATCTAATTGGTGCGTGGGCTGTCTTCCCTATCCCATCCAAATGGAAAGTCAATTACGATGAGACCCACGCCAAGGATGAGGAAGCGCGGTTGCACATTCAGAGACATAAGCATAAGAAAGTGAAGCATCTGTCCATTCAGGCGTCTATCCATTTTATCTCGTTCCTGCAAaccgtcgtcgtcctgTACCTGTCCTTCGTATTCTTTTTGGACCGGAAAGTGTCCGGGTCCGAAAGTTATCCAGACTCTGACGCGCGTATCTTCGGTGAATGCCGTGAGACCCAACTCGTCTGCATGTTTGGATGCGGGTATTTTATCTGGGATGCGTACATATCCGCATGTCACtccactttccccttttTCGTGCACGGCGTAGTCTCGACTGCCGCGTACTACATCGGACTCAAGCCGTATCTACAGTACTACGCACCCGTGTTTCTCATGTTCGAGCTTTCCAACCCGTGTCTGAACATCAGGTGGTTTGGGCTCAAGTTTTTCCCACAGGAAAGCAAGGTCTGCAACCTGATCTTGCTTTTGAACAACCTGCTGCTGATGaccattttcttctttggcaGAATCCTGTGGGGCTGGTACCAGACGTTCATGCTGTGCTACGACTTCTACAACGTCCGCAACGACCCACGGTTTATGTTGTGGGACACAGTCATTGTGGTCACTTGCAACTTGACAATTGATCTGCTCAACGTCATCTGGTTCTCCTCCATGGTATCCATTGCCGTTAAAGTCTTAACTGGGACCAAAACCGtccaaaatgaaaagaagacTCAATGA
- the RRG8 gene encoding Rrg8p (similar to Saccharomyces cerevisiae YPR116W; ancestral locus Anc_3.440), translating into MPISEQLYKSILLSRKSKRLPPSKVAAVASPLLTNFEKWSGKKIRLNLGKVEFENLSENLFAQVLSSPNRLDRISRLKMPSDLLLQMKLDLSECSKSLKLPLHSDKSGKNSYVVNSLAMLKSKIKSAASVLPLHILASNNANMKGVALNRDKLLRDYQDSMTETIASQLNRVSRVPKSVNQNDIFVVYDDKATSAIELREVTDPTNSKTSTQVIVFNFAHLAPLQPLKQIIDSTTDKRIHLSMASNQELIKLIFKYLSFLT; encoded by the coding sequence ATGCCAATCTCAGAACAACTGTACAAGAGCATACTTCTATCGAGGAAATCTAAAAGACTACCACCATCGAAAGTGGCCGCGGTAGCGAGCCCACTGCTGACCAATTTTGAGAAATGGTCCGGGAAGAAGATTAGACTGAACCTGGGAAAAGTAGAGTTCGAGAATTTATCAGAGAATCTGTTTGCACAGGTACTCTCTTCTCCAAACAGGCTGGATCGAATCAGTAGATTGAAAATGCCCTCCGATTTGCTGCTCCAGATGAAGTTGGACTTGAGCGAGTGTTCAAAGAGCCTGAAGCTGCCCTTACACTCGGACAAGTCTGGCAAGAACTCGTACGTAGTCAATTCCCTGGCCATGCTGAAGAGCAAAATAAAATCTGCCGCCTCAGTACTGCCCCTCCATATACTCGCATCGAACAACGCCAACATGAAGGGTGTTGCGTTGAACAGGGATAAACTGTTACGAGACTACCAAGACAGCATGACGGAAACGATTGCTTCACAATTAAACCGTGTTTCTCGCGTCCCGAAATCGGTCAACCAAAACGACATATTCGTAGTCTACGACGACAAGGCTACATCAGCAATTGAACTGAGAGAGGTTACAGACCCAACAAACTCCAAGACAAGCACCCAGGTAATCGTGTTCAACTTTGCCCACTTGGCACCTTTGCAGCCCTTGAAACAGATCATAGATTCAACAACAGACAAAAGAATCCACCTGTCGATGGCCTCAAATCAAGAGCTCATAAAACTGATATTCAAATATCTTTCATTCTTAACTTGA